The Leclercia adecarboxylata region TTACTGATTCAACAGCGCCATAATGTCCTGCGTTCGCGCCGCCATCAGCGCCGCATCGGCGCGGGATTCCACGTTAAGGCGCACCACCGGCTCGGTGTTCGACGAGCGCAGGTTGAAGCGCCACTGCGGGAAGGTCATGCTGATCCCGTCGGTACGGTCGATCTCCAGCGCATGCAGGGCAAAGTGGTGCTCCACGCGGGCAATGGCTTCGGCGGGGGCAGCAAGCGTGCTGTTGATCTCCCCGCTCGCCGGGAAGGCCGCCATGCGGTCGCGCACCAGCTCGCCCAGGGACTTGCCCTTCAGGCACAGCAGCTCGGTCACCAGCAGCCAGGGGATCATCCCGCTGTCGCAGTAGGCAAAATCGCGGAAGTAGTGGTGGGCGCTCATCTCGCCGCCGTAAATGGCGTCCTCTTCGCGCATCCGCTCTTTGATGAAGGCATGCCCGGTTTTGGACATTACCGGGGTGCCGCCCGCTGCGGCCACTACGTCCACCGTGTTCCAGGAGAGACGCGGGTCATGAATGATGCGCGAACCGGGGTTTTTCTCGAGGAATGCTTCCGCCAGCAGGCCGACAATGTAGTAGCCCTCGATAAACTGCCCTTTTTCGTCGAACAGGAAGCAGCGGTCAAAGTCGCCGTCAAAGGCGATGCCCATGTCGGCACCGTGTTCGATCACGGCGTTGCGGGTATCGGCCCGGCACTCCGGCAGCAGCGGGTTAGGAATGCCGTTCGGGAAGTTGCCATCCGGGGTGTTGTGCACCTTAACGAAGGTGACCGGCACGTTGAGCGCTTTGAAGCGGGCTTCCAGGGCATCCACCACCGGGCCTGCCGCGCCGTTGCCGGAGTTAATTACCAGCTTGAGCGGCTT contains the following coding sequences:
- the cpsG gene encoding colanic acid biosynthesis phosphomannomutase CpsG; the encoded protein is MQKLTCFKAYDIRGKLGEELNEDIAWRIGRAYGEYLKPKTIVLGGDVRLTSEALKLALAKGLQDAGVDVLDIGLSGTEEIYFATFHLGVDGGIEVTASHNPMDYNGMKLVREGARPISGDTGLRDVQRLAEANDFPPVNEAKRGSYKKIDLRDAYIDHLLGYINLANLKPLKLVINSGNGAAGPVVDALEARFKALNVPVTFVKVHNTPDGNFPNGIPNPLLPECRADTRNAVIEHGADMGIAFDGDFDRCFLFDEKGQFIEGYYIVGLLAEAFLEKNPGSRIIHDPRLSWNTVDVVAAAGGTPVMSKTGHAFIKERMREEDAIYGGEMSAHHYFRDFAYCDSGMIPWLLVTELLCLKGKSLGELVRDRMAAFPASGEINSTLAAPAEAIARVEHHFALHALEIDRTDGISMTFPQWRFNLRSSNTEPVVRLNVESRADAALMAARTQDIMALLNQ